One segment of Streptomyces sp. NBC_01463 DNA contains the following:
- a CDS encoding VCBS repeat-containing protein: protein MINIRRRRALRGALAATAVTAAMVVTAGTASASGDPAGADRARAAAETAHGAPQAPKQGLRAAAELVETPTFPMTAVHKKTANLYLYFADRKGGFEPQYDVGVTYEFAAAAIDVDNDKDGYSEATWNLRKDGTLHYTWSDDLDVYTKQVGKGWNIYTTVLSPGNLGGAKEADLIGLDKAGVLWGYLGYPDGTVTSRTRIGGGWGQYTQLAGQADLTGDGKADIVARDTSGVLWLYKGTGNYKAPFAARTKVGGGWNTYDRLLSVGDLDSDGKTDLIARKTNGDLFRYSGTGNAAAVFGSPVNIGHGFQAYNLL from the coding sequence ATGATCAATATCCGACGTCGCCGTGCGCTCAGGGGCGCGCTCGCCGCCACCGCCGTCACGGCCGCGATGGTTGTCACGGCAGGTACGGCGTCCGCCTCGGGCGACCCGGCCGGTGCCGACCGGGCGCGTGCCGCGGCCGAGACGGCGCACGGCGCCCCGCAGGCCCCGAAGCAGGGACTGCGTGCCGCAGCCGAATTGGTGGAGACGCCCACCTTCCCGATGACGGCCGTCCACAAGAAGACCGCCAATCTGTACCTGTACTTCGCGGACCGCAAGGGCGGGTTCGAGCCCCAGTACGACGTGGGTGTCACCTACGAGTTCGCCGCCGCCGCCATCGATGTCGACAACGACAAGGACGGCTACAGCGAGGCCACCTGGAACCTCCGCAAGGACGGAACGCTCCACTACACCTGGAGCGACGACCTCGACGTGTACACCAAGCAGGTCGGCAAGGGCTGGAACATCTACACCACGGTCCTCTCCCCGGGGAACCTCGGCGGGGCCAAGGAGGCCGACCTGATCGGCCTGGACAAGGCCGGCGTGCTCTGGGGCTACCTCGGTTACCCCGACGGCACGGTCACCTCGCGCACCCGGATCGGCGGGGGCTGGGGCCAGTACACGCAGCTCGCCGGCCAGGCCGACCTGACCGGTGACGGCAAGGCCGACATCGTCGCCCGCGACACGTCCGGCGTCCTGTGGCTCTACAAGGGCACCGGCAACTACAAGGCGCCGTTCGCGGCCCGTACGAAGGTCGGCGGCGGCTGGAACACGTACGACCGCCTCCTGTCGGTCGGCGACCTCGACTCCGACGGCAAGACGGACCTGATCGCCCGCAAGACGAACGGCGATCTGTTCCGCTACTCGGGCACGGGCAACGCCGCGGCCGTGTTCGGCAGCCCGGTCAACATCGGCCACGGCTTCCAGGCGTACAACCTGCTGTAA
- a CDS encoding DinB family protein has protein sequence MTRTDSPDAWDERTQLTTFLDYTRATALAKCEGLSQEDAVKAPLPGSPLMTLAGLVNHLRWVEYFWFEVQFLGGEDKGPWTDEDPDREMRIAVDMPLADVLSEYEAQSARYRELVAAHDLDTPAKNPRRDGRHPDLRWIVHHLIEETARHNGHIDIIREIVDGTTGD, from the coding sequence ATGACACGCACCGATTCACCTGACGCCTGGGACGAGCGCACCCAGCTGACCACCTTCCTCGACTACACCCGCGCCACCGCGCTGGCCAAGTGCGAGGGGCTCTCGCAGGAGGACGCGGTCAAGGCGCCGCTGCCCGGTTCTCCCCTGATGACCCTCGCGGGTCTCGTCAACCATCTCCGCTGGGTGGAGTACTTCTGGTTCGAGGTCCAGTTCCTCGGCGGGGAGGACAAGGGCCCGTGGACGGACGAGGACCCCGACCGCGAGATGCGCATCGCGGTCGACATGCCGCTCGCCGACGTGCTGTCGGAGTACGAGGCGCAGAGCGCCCGCTACCGGGAGCTCGTCGCGGCCCATGATCTGGACACCCCGGCCAAGAACCCGCGCAGGGACGGCCGGCACCCCGATCTGCGCTGGATCGTGCACCACCTCATCGAGGAGACCGCCCGGCACAACGGCCACATCGACATCATCCGCGAGATCGTCGACGGCACGACGGGCGACTAG
- a CDS encoding VanZ family protein, whose translation MDPHAALSTSPRRARGIMLLGLAVLGLAGGLFVIRRPLMMSAPRCVAGRWHGCLDTFNGVVLMSLAALPLAALVVWALARRRRAADVPFAWRLSVAEVGMVHGTAPFLWMTMMPGSGAGVVPGRVSLVPLRDLVTMGPLGTVGNLLVFASLGFFAPIRFAATASVPRVLALGAGCSVLVETAQYVLRLDRVSSVDDVLVNAAGAVVAGLASRRWWRTTAEVPPELPGDESPGTRRVRAPATGPERWPGRGPGPGRAA comes from the coding sequence ATGGACCCGCACGCTGCCCTGTCGACCTCGCCCCGCCGCGCGCGCGGCATCATGCTCCTGGGCCTGGCGGTCCTCGGCCTGGCGGGTGGTCTGTTCGTCATCCGGAGGCCGCTCATGATGTCCGCGCCGAGGTGCGTGGCCGGGCGGTGGCACGGCTGCCTCGACACGTTCAACGGTGTGGTGCTGATGAGCTTGGCCGCACTGCCGTTGGCGGCGCTCGTGGTGTGGGCGCTGGCCCGCCGCCGGCGTGCCGCCGATGTCCCCTTCGCATGGCGGCTGTCGGTGGCCGAGGTGGGCATGGTCCACGGGACGGCACCGTTTCTGTGGATGACGATGATGCCGGGCTCCGGGGCCGGCGTCGTGCCCGGCCGGGTGAGCCTGGTACCGCTGCGGGACCTGGTCACGATGGGGCCGCTCGGGACCGTCGGCAACCTGCTGGTCTTCGCGTCGCTGGGGTTCTTCGCCCCGATACGGTTCGCGGCGACGGCGTCCGTGCCGCGCGTCCTGGCGCTCGGGGCGGGCTGCTCGGTCCTGGTCGAGACCGCCCAGTACGTCCTGCGGCTGGACCGGGTGTCGTCCGTGGACGACGTCCTGGTCAACGCGGCGGGCGCCGTGGTGGCCGGACTGGCCTCGCGCCGCTGGTGGCGGACGACGGCGGAGGTGCCGCCGGAGCTGCCGGGCGACGAGTCTCCGGGTACGCGCCGGGTGCGTGCGCCGGCGACGGGGCCGGAGCGGTGGCCAGGACGAGGGCCGGGGCCGGGGCGGGCTGCTTAG
- a CDS encoding GNAT family N-acetyltransferase, with protein MTAWVQPVCGEALLARADGVRRTYAEAFAGPPWHEDPAMADGYAERLARDTARPGFVAALALSGDGDGDGSGDGDGSGGAVVGFVTAWTTPAPFPADRGYARVAAALGAGRTADWLVGALEVDELALSPGARGSGLAAELLESVTARAPEGRCWLLTSVRAEPAVRLYRRLGWRQALGPSTGSDVVVFLGPRHPGRPDTADGL; from the coding sequence ATGACGGCATGGGTCCAACCGGTTTGCGGCGAGGCGCTGTTGGCGCGTGCGGACGGTGTGCGGCGCACCTACGCCGAGGCCTTCGCCGGCCCGCCGTGGCACGAGGACCCGGCCATGGCCGACGGCTATGCGGAACGGCTGGCCCGGGACACCGCGCGCCCCGGCTTCGTGGCCGCGCTGGCGCTGAGCGGGGACGGGGACGGGGATGGGAGCGGGGATGGGGATGGGAGCGGCGGCGCTGTGGTGGGGTTCGTGACCGCCTGGACCACGCCCGCGCCCTTTCCCGCCGACCGCGGCTACGCGCGCGTCGCCGCCGCGCTGGGCGCCGGGCGGACCGCGGACTGGCTCGTCGGCGCGCTCGAAGTGGACGAGCTCGCGCTCAGCCCCGGCGCCCGCGGGAGCGGTCTCGCGGCGGAGCTGCTGGAATCCGTCACCGCCCGGGCACCGGAGGGCCGTTGCTGGCTGCTCACCTCGGTCCGGGCCGAGCCCGCGGTGCGTCTGTACCGGCGGCTCGGCTGGCGCCAGGCGCTCGGCCCGTCAACGGGCTCGGACGTCGTCGTGTTCCTCGGGCCGCGGCACCCCGGGCGGCCCGACACGGCGGACGGCCTTTAA
- a CDS encoding response regulator transcription factor yields MRVLIVEDEPHLAEAVRDGLRLEAIAADIAGDGDSALALLGVNSYDLAVLDRDIPGPSGDEVARRIVASGSGIPILMLTAADRIDDKASGFGLGADDYLTKPFELRELVLRLRALHRRRPHSRPPVHEIAGLRLDPFRREVFRDGRYVALTRKQFAVLEVLVAAEGGVVSAEELLQRAWDENADPFTNAVRITVSALRKRLGEPWIIATVPGVGYRIGSGSAPAPPPAPDRSGPTGPGGPTGPDRTDADA; encoded by the coding sequence ATGCGCGTACTGATCGTGGAGGACGAGCCCCATCTGGCCGAGGCCGTCCGTGACGGGCTGCGGCTGGAGGCGATCGCCGCCGACATCGCGGGCGACGGCGACTCCGCGCTGGCACTGCTCGGGGTCAACTCCTACGACCTCGCGGTCCTCGACCGCGACATCCCCGGCCCCTCCGGTGACGAGGTCGCCCGGCGCATCGTCGCCTCCGGCAGTGGCATCCCCATCCTCATGCTGACCGCCGCCGACCGGATCGACGACAAGGCCTCCGGGTTCGGGCTCGGCGCCGACGACTACCTCACCAAACCGTTCGAGCTGCGGGAGCTGGTCCTGCGCCTCAGGGCGCTCCACCGCAGGCGCCCGCACTCCAGGCCCCCGGTCCACGAGATCGCCGGCCTGCGGCTCGACCCCTTCCGCCGGGAGGTCTTCCGCGACGGACGCTACGTCGCGCTCACCCGGAAGCAGTTCGCCGTGCTCGAAGTCCTCGTGGCCGCCGAGGGCGGGGTCGTCAGCGCCGAGGAGCTGCTGCAACGGGCCTGGGACGAGAACGCCGACCCCTTCACCAACGCCGTACGCATCACCGTCTCCGCACTCCGCAAACGGCTCGGCGAACCATGGATCATCGCCACGGTGCCCGGCGTCGGCTACCGGATCGGCAGCGGCTCGGCCCCCGCTCCCCCTCCCGCTCCCGACCGCAGCGGCCCCACCGGTCCCGGCGGCCCCACCGGTCCCGACCGTACGGATGCCGATGCCTAG
- a CDS encoding HAMP domain-containing histidine kinase produces MPRVRPGLSARLKLALSYAGFLAVAGALLLAVVWVFLLRYVPDNPKGLLGISPNRYLLVRTFAPAAAVAMAFLLVFGLVGGWILAGRMLAPLTRITAAARLAGNGSLSHRIGMTDRRDEFRELADAFDTMLERLEAHVAEQQRFAANASHELRTPLAISQALLDVARRDPARDRDELVERLHTANSRAINLTEALLLLSRGDRGTFTRESVDLSLVAEEAAETLLPLAEHRRITLDVTGTAALTSGSAELLLRMVLNLVQNAVVHNLPTDGAVTVHTEEHDGTSLLRVENTGRALPPELVPTLTEPFRRGTERVRTDDHAGVGLGLGLAIVHSIVRAHDGTLALLPRPTGGLVVTVRLPGAPGTGAVRIPGTP; encoded by the coding sequence ATGCCTAGAGTCCGCCCGGGGCTCAGCGCCCGGCTGAAACTCGCCCTCAGCTACGCGGGATTCCTCGCCGTCGCGGGTGCGCTCCTGCTGGCCGTGGTGTGGGTGTTCCTGCTGCGCTACGTACCCGACAACCCGAAGGGCCTGCTCGGGATCTCGCCCAACCGCTACCTCCTCGTGCGCACCTTCGCCCCCGCGGCGGCCGTGGCGATGGCCTTTCTGCTCGTGTTCGGGCTCGTCGGCGGCTGGATCCTGGCCGGCCGGATGCTCGCGCCGCTCACGCGGATCACCGCGGCGGCCCGGCTGGCCGGGAACGGTTCCCTGTCCCACCGGATCGGCATGACGGACCGCCGGGACGAGTTCCGCGAACTGGCCGACGCGTTCGACACCATGCTGGAGCGGCTGGAGGCGCACGTCGCCGAGCAGCAGCGGTTCGCCGCGAACGCCTCCCACGAACTGCGCACCCCGCTGGCCATCTCACAGGCGCTCCTCGACGTCGCCCGCCGGGACCCCGCGCGGGACCGGGACGAACTCGTCGAGCGCCTCCACACGGCCAACTCCCGGGCGATCAACCTCACCGAGGCGCTCCTGCTGCTGAGCCGGGGCGACCGCGGAACGTTCACCCGCGAGAGCGTCGACCTCTCGCTCGTGGCGGAGGAGGCCGCCGAAACGCTGCTCCCCCTGGCCGAACACCGCCGCATCACGCTGGACGTCACCGGCACGGCTGCCCTGACCAGTGGCTCGGCGGAACTCCTGCTGCGGATGGTGCTGAACCTCGTCCAGAACGCCGTCGTCCACAACCTGCCCACGGACGGCGCGGTGACGGTCCACACCGAGGAACACGACGGCACGAGCCTGCTGCGGGTCGAGAACACGGGCCGCGCGCTCCCGCCCGAACTGGTTCCGACACTGACCGAACCGTTCAGGCGCGGCACGGAACGCGTACGCACCGACGACCACGCCGGAGTCGGCCTCGGCCTCGGCCTGGCGATCGTGCACAGCATCGTCCGCGCCCACGACGGAACCCTCGCCCTGCTCCCCCGCCCGACCGGCGGCCTCGTGGTCACGGTGCGGCTTCCCGGGGCTCCGGGGACGGGCGCGGTCCGGATCCCTGGCACGCCGTAG
- a CDS encoding HINT domain-containing protein has translation MRRSVRRAVPRTGVRLPWAARGRRDRGQGALEYVGLTLVVVAIVGALLATGVGPDLAKKFGVEVCKVTGGGDCGGGGSQAQDGGTNAAGDGDPASDKNPDGSDKSPAQIDYDKALKDLQDAQKDEKSNSDKAIEAAKELAKILADELGITDALDCITKGDMGACTETLINILLSLIGGAVGKLAAKYGAPWKWKKAYKLIQALKKHGGDLYDGLKGLIKSRKKVKDAEKALEDAGKKLDDAKKPKKDDKPDEKKPTTCPAKHSFLAGTPVLLADGRTVSIEAVRPGDLVTATDPLTGRTAARRVERTITTYDDKHFTRLTVRTGGASAGLTATDTHPFWLTGEDRWTDAGDIGRGDALRTDTGSTLTVTGVTRYTQRQTTYDLTVAGVHTYYVGIGPATALVHNNDCDMSPEEVEAANKPDVGEGDPKKFKDHFRDHKKLVEDALGTKYKKLKENGPQFRTDIANAIKDGTFKLVGKGTLKKGQPEGLIYRGKGVTIVLKENGDFWTALKSGEGMDTGIQITKKVPVK, from the coding sequence GTGCGTCGCAGTGTGCGGCGTGCCGTGCCGCGCACGGGTGTGCGGCTGCCGTGGGCGGCGCGGGGGCGGCGTGACCGGGGCCAGGGTGCGCTGGAGTACGTGGGCCTGACCCTGGTGGTCGTGGCCATCGTGGGTGCGCTGCTGGCCACGGGCGTGGGGCCGGACCTGGCGAAGAAGTTCGGTGTCGAGGTCTGCAAGGTCACCGGGGGCGGCGACTGCGGTGGCGGCGGCTCACAGGCGCAGGACGGCGGGACGAACGCCGCCGGCGACGGCGACCCGGCCTCGGACAAGAACCCCGACGGCTCGGACAAGTCCCCCGCGCAGATCGACTACGACAAGGCCCTGAAGGACCTTCAGGACGCGCAGAAGGACGAGAAGTCCAACAGCGACAAGGCGATCGAAGCCGCCAAGGAACTCGCCAAGATCCTCGCCGACGAACTCGGCATCACCGACGCCCTGGACTGCATCACCAAGGGCGACATGGGTGCCTGCACCGAGACCCTCATCAACATCCTGCTCAGTCTGATCGGCGGCGCGGTCGGGAAACTCGCCGCGAAGTACGGGGCCCCCTGGAAGTGGAAGAAGGCCTACAAGCTCATCCAGGCCCTCAAGAAGCACGGCGGGGACCTCTACGACGGCCTGAAGGGGCTCATCAAGAGCCGGAAGAAGGTCAAGGACGCCGAGAAGGCCCTCGAGGACGCCGGAAAGAAACTCGACGACGCCAAGAAGCCCAAGAAGGACGACAAACCCGACGAGAAGAAGCCGACCACCTGCCCGGCGAAGCACAGCTTCCTGGCGGGCACCCCGGTCCTCCTCGCCGACGGCCGCACCGTGTCCATCGAGGCCGTACGCCCCGGCGACCTGGTGACCGCCACCGACCCGCTGACCGGCCGGACCGCGGCCCGCCGGGTCGAGCGCACCATCACCACGTACGACGACAAGCACTTCACCCGGCTGACCGTACGGACCGGCGGGGCGTCGGCCGGGCTGACCGCCACGGACACCCACCCGTTCTGGCTGACCGGCGAGGACCGCTGGACGGACGCGGGCGACATCGGCCGCGGCGACGCCCTGCGCACGGACACCGGCTCCACGCTGACCGTCACCGGAGTCACCCGCTACACGCAACGCCAGACGACGTACGACCTCACGGTCGCAGGCGTGCACACCTACTACGTGGGCATCGGCCCCGCGACCGCACTCGTCCACAACAACGACTGCGACATGTCGCCCGAAGAGGTCGAGGCCGCCAACAAGCCCGACGTGGGCGAAGGCGACCCGAAGAAGTTCAAGGACCACTTCCGGGATCACAAGAAGCTGGTCGAGGACGCGCTGGGCACCAAGTACAAGAAGCTCAAGGAGAACGGCCCGCAGTTCCGCACGGACATCGCCAACGCGATCAAGGACGGCACGTTCAAGCTGGTCGGCAAGGGCACGCTGAAGAAGGGCCAGCCCGAGGGACTGATCTATCGTGGCAAGGGCGTCACGATCGTCCTCAAGGAGAACGGTGACTTCTGGACCGCGCTCAAGAGCGGCGAGGGCATGGACACCGGCATCCAGATCACCAAGAAGGTGCCGGTCAAGTAG
- a CDS encoding YihY/virulence factor BrkB family protein, giving the protein MFSRISGIAAGPPPRTDGCPETGRPGTGTPAEGPGRGRKWPLALRRTPVSLWNDDLSDWAAALTYYAILALLPALLVTVSVIGLANPRATDALISDITAFAPAESGAALRQPLEAATQQRTAVWLLVATGTVSAVWSASSYLAVFRRALHAMHGVPDNRPALRKAHIIVVSAIGLLLLLMTSAFALVLSGPLARWLGHRMGLAHLGDAVWAVLKWPVLLCLVACLIMVLFRTGPASARGTRRALPGGVLAALLWLVASAGFALYATYIGSYSRLYGSLAGLVVFLIWVWFTNLALLTGAQFNVELNRARRGVPDGAVPTSRGQEADQDRSQAPGGV; this is encoded by the coding sequence GTGTTCAGCAGAATCAGCGGTATCGCCGCCGGGCCACCGCCCCGCACGGACGGCTGCCCCGAGACGGGCCGCCCGGGAACCGGCACCCCGGCCGAGGGCCCCGGCCGGGGACGGAAGTGGCCCCTCGCACTGAGGCGGACACCCGTCTCCCTGTGGAACGACGACCTGTCGGACTGGGCCGCGGCCCTCACCTACTACGCCATCCTCGCGCTGCTCCCCGCGCTCCTGGTGACGGTGTCCGTCATCGGGCTGGCCAATCCGCGCGCCACGGACGCGCTCATCTCCGACATCACCGCCTTCGCCCCGGCGGAGTCCGGTGCCGCGCTGCGACAGCCGCTGGAGGCCGCCACCCAGCAGCGCACCGCGGTCTGGCTGCTCGTCGCGACCGGGACCGTCAGCGCGGTCTGGTCCGCCTCCAGCTATCTGGCCGTCTTCCGGCGGGCGCTGCACGCGATGCACGGGGTGCCGGACAACCGGCCCGCCCTGCGCAAGGCGCACATCATCGTCGTCTCCGCGATCGGGCTGCTGCTGCTCCTGATGACCAGCGCGTTCGCGCTCGTCCTCTCGGGGCCGCTGGCCCGCTGGCTCGGACACCGGATGGGGCTCGCGCATCTGGGGGACGCGGTGTGGGCGGTCCTGAAGTGGCCCGTGCTCCTCTGCCTGGTCGCGTGCCTGATCATGGTCCTCTTCCGGACCGGACCGGCGTCCGCGCGCGGCACCCGGAGGGCCCTGCCGGGCGGGGTGCTGGCGGCGCTGCTGTGGCTGGTGGCCTCGGCGGGATTCGCGCTGTACGCGACGTACATCGGCTCGTACAGCAGGCTGTACGGGTCACTGGCCGGGCTGGTGGTGTTCCTGATCTGGGTGTGGTTCACCAACCTGGCGCTGCTGACCGGCGCCCAGTTCAACGTCGAGCTGAACCGGGCGCGGCGCGGTGTTCCGGACGGTGCCGTACCCACGTCCCGGGGCCAGGAAGCGGATCAGGACCGAAGTCAAGCCCCCGGGGGTGTCTAG
- a CDS encoding nitroreductase/quinone reductase family protein → MPTSSEQAAGAAEAAATGGIGDRSLIEEFRANRGKVGGPFAGRDLLLLTTTAAVSGTSRTTVLDYVRRDGALTVLGAGTGTPDHPGWYRDLLAHPVVGVEIGTQDYQALAVPVRGPHDEELLAASPARIPPAVVLERADPEVWEGRPREIRTLADKVMEVHTWLRGELRQVKAETDAHFAARAAHRGPGEPPAPGLGLQIRQRCLAFCQALEFHHTSEDDHLFPGIARYHPDLGETLDRLRDEHRTVARIQNDLAVLLAGIGIADPEGFRSELHAMSAELNAHFDYEEETIVPLLTDVPWPPGPPADPSSAAPTALPVDTDTDTDTDVGAAD, encoded by the coding sequence ATGCCCACATCTTCTGAACAAGCAGCCGGCGCAGCCGAAGCAGCCGCCACAGGTGGCATCGGCGATCGATCCCTCATCGAGGAGTTCCGCGCCAACCGGGGGAAGGTCGGTGGCCCCTTCGCCGGCCGGGACCTGCTCCTGCTGACGACCACCGCCGCGGTGTCGGGGACCTCGCGGACCACCGTGCTCGACTACGTACGCCGCGACGGTGCGCTCACCGTCCTCGGGGCCGGCACCGGCACGCCGGACCACCCCGGCTGGTACCGCGATCTCCTCGCGCACCCGGTGGTGGGAGTGGAGATCGGCACGCAGGACTACCAGGCGCTCGCCGTCCCCGTCCGGGGTCCGCACGACGAGGAACTGCTCGCCGCGTCGCCCGCCCGCATCCCGCCGGCCGTCGTGCTGGAACGCGCCGATCCCGAGGTGTGGGAGGGGCGGCCCCGCGAGATCAGGACCCTCGCCGACAAGGTGATGGAGGTCCACACCTGGCTGCGCGGCGAGTTGCGGCAGGTGAAGGCGGAGACCGACGCGCACTTCGCCGCCCGCGCCGCCCACCGGGGACCCGGCGAGCCGCCTGCCCCGGGGCTCGGGCTGCAGATCAGGCAGCGCTGTCTGGCGTTCTGCCAGGCGCTGGAGTTCCACCACACCAGTGAGGACGATCATCTGTTCCCCGGGATCGCGCGGTACCACCCGGATCTGGGCGAGACGCTCGACCGGCTTCGCGACGAACACCGCACCGTCGCCCGCATCCAGAACGACCTCGCGGTGCTGCTGGCGGGCATCGGCATCGCCGACCCGGAAGGGTTCCGCAGTGAACTCCACGCCATGTCGGCCGAGTTGAACGCTCACTTCGACTACGAGGAGGAGACGATCGTGCCGCTGCTCACCGATGTCCCCTGGCCGCCCGGGCCTCCGGCGGATCCTTCGTCCGCGGCTCCGACCGCGCTTCCCGTCGACACCGACACCGACACCGACACCGACGTCGGCGCGGCCGACTAG
- a CDS encoding TetR/AcrR family transcriptional regulator yields the protein MAEDAKGQPGTGQTRRRGAVLEEAILRAAAEELTASGYAGLTMDKVAARAGTNKNALYRRWPNRLALGIAAYRQLATTVQPPDTGTLRGDTLELLRLANRNWSSPFGAILRELLSAAGGAAELLGQLQDQSGDAGTAPWLTVLGRAVARGEAAPEALHPRVATVAMILLRNEFVTRGVPTAPDDVLVEIVDEVYLPLVRHRGPAPHQPAAPSARPESRPEARPEP from the coding sequence ATGGCGGAGGACGCGAAGGGGCAGCCGGGCACCGGCCAGACCCGGCGGCGCGGAGCCGTCCTGGAGGAGGCGATCCTGCGCGCCGCCGCGGAGGAGCTCACCGCGTCCGGGTACGCCGGGCTGACCATGGACAAGGTCGCCGCCCGCGCCGGCACCAACAAGAACGCCCTCTACCGCCGCTGGCCCAACCGCCTCGCCCTCGGCATCGCCGCGTACCGCCAGCTCGCCACGACGGTCCAGCCGCCCGACACGGGCACACTGCGCGGCGACACCCTGGAGCTGCTGCGCCTGGCGAACCGCAACTGGAGCTCCCCGTTCGGCGCGATCCTGCGCGAACTGCTCTCCGCCGCCGGCGGCGCGGCGGAGCTCCTCGGGCAGTTGCAGGACCAGTCGGGCGACGCCGGGACCGCGCCCTGGCTGACCGTCCTGGGCCGCGCGGTCGCCCGCGGCGAGGCGGCCCCGGAGGCCCTCCACCCCCGGGTCGCCACGGTGGCCATGATCCTGCTGCGCAACGAGTTCGTGACGCGCGGGGTCCCGACCGCGCCCGACGACGTCCTCGTGGAGATCGTCGACGAGGTGTACCTGCCACTGGTGCGGCACCGCGGCCCGGCGCCGCACCAGCCGGCCGCCCCCTCAGCCCGCCCCGAATCCCGCCCCGAAGCCCGTCCCGAGCCCTAG
- a CDS encoding glycosyltransferase family 39 protein, with product MPPAPSSQVTPALGAYAAVRVVGLVVFWVAASADGKDALHLLSERWDSVWYQRVAENGYGYSVTLPDGGVHSDLAFFPLLPALERGIAAVTPFGLAGAGLLVAWVAGLIAAWGIFAVGARLYGNRAGVLLAALWGVYPTAFVQSMAYTETLFTALAAWSLYAVLTRRWIVAGALCVLAGLTRPSAAALIAALAITAAVTLVREYRAGATDGIVRRNGRMLLGVAIAPLGWLGYVVFVAVREGSAFAYFDVQAQWGNSIDGGAALASFIVGLPLPGMLGLCAALAALGWLVSLCVRQRQPLPVLVYGIAVVVISLIGSGYFGSRPRLMMPAFPLLLPPAVALAGVRSTARTVAVVAVLAVASAAYGAWTLLGSGPP from the coding sequence ATGCCCCCCGCCCCCTCCTCCCAGGTCACCCCCGCGCTCGGTGCGTACGCCGCGGTGCGGGTCGTCGGGCTCGTCGTGTTCTGGGTCGCCGCTTCGGCGGACGGGAAGGACGCGCTGCATCTGCTCTCGGAGCGCTGGGACTCCGTCTGGTACCAGCGGGTCGCCGAGAACGGGTACGGGTACTCGGTCACGCTCCCGGACGGGGGCGTCCACTCCGATCTCGCCTTCTTCCCGCTGCTGCCCGCGCTGGAGCGCGGCATCGCGGCGGTGACACCGTTCGGCCTCGCCGGCGCCGGGCTGCTGGTCGCGTGGGTGGCCGGGCTGATCGCCGCCTGGGGGATCTTCGCGGTCGGGGCGCGGTTGTACGGGAACCGGGCGGGGGTGCTGCTGGCCGCGCTGTGGGGCGTGTACCCGACGGCGTTCGTCCAGTCGATGGCGTACACCGAAACCCTGTTCACCGCGCTCGCCGCCTGGTCGCTGTACGCCGTGCTGACCCGGCGGTGGATCGTGGCGGGCGCGCTGTGCGTGCTCGCCGGGCTGACCCGGCCCTCCGCCGCCGCGCTGATCGCCGCGCTCGCGATCACCGCCGCCGTCACCCTCGTACGGGAGTACCGGGCGGGTGCCACCGACGGCATCGTCCGCCGCAACGGCCGCATGCTGCTCGGGGTGGCCATCGCGCCGCTCGGCTGGCTCGGGTACGTGGTGTTCGTCGCGGTGCGCGAGGGCAGCGCGTTCGCCTACTTCGACGTCCAGGCGCAGTGGGGCAACAGCATCGACGGCGGCGCGGCGCTCGCGTCGTTCATCGTCGGCCTGCCGCTGCCCGGCATGCTCGGGCTGTGCGCGGCGCTGGCCGCGCTGGGCTGGCTGGTGTCGTTGTGCGTGCGGCAGCGCCAGCCGCTGCCCGTGCTCGTGTACGGGATCGCCGTCGTCGTCATCTCGCTGATCGGCTCCGGGTACTTCGGGTCACGGCCCCGGCTGATGATGCCGGCCTTCCCGCTGCTGCTGCCGCCCGCCGTCGCGCTGGCCGGGGTGCGTTCCACGGCCCGTACGGTGGCCGTCGTCGCCGTGCTCGCCGTGGCGTCGGCGGCGTACGGTGCCTGGACGCTGCTCGGGTCGGGACCGCCGTGA